A window of Phyllobacterium sp. T1293 contains these coding sequences:
- a CDS encoding alpha/beta hydrolase: MRENIQFQSEETTLRGWLYKPDDSRDEKSPVIVMAHGFSAVKEQYLDRYAEVFAAAGFGVLVYDHANFGESDGLPRQEVDPTLQKRGYRDAITYVQSLPWGDPQRIGIWGTSFSGGHVIEVAAIDRRVCCAVAQVPQISGYESARRRTRADLLPTLLNRFHADRAARFGGQSPAMLPAVSDDPVQPCAMAGGDSYFFFSDTRSFAPNWRNEVTLRSAELSRENEPGIHIARISPTPFLMIVAENDVLTATDICLTAFERALQPKKLLLIQGGHFDPYVAQFETTSQAACQWFETHLTARR, from the coding sequence ATGCGCGAAAATATTCAGTTTCAATCCGAAGAAACAACATTGCGGGGCTGGCTCTACAAGCCCGATGACTCCCGTGACGAGAAAAGCCCGGTGATCGTCATGGCCCACGGGTTCTCAGCGGTGAAAGAACAGTACCTTGATCGCTATGCCGAAGTGTTTGCCGCCGCGGGTTTTGGCGTGCTGGTCTATGATCACGCAAACTTTGGCGAAAGTGACGGGCTTCCGCGTCAGGAAGTTGATCCCACGTTACAAAAGCGCGGCTATCGCGACGCGATCACCTATGTTCAGAGCTTGCCATGGGGTGATCCGCAACGGATTGGTATATGGGGGACAAGCTTCAGCGGCGGTCATGTCATCGAAGTCGCGGCTATTGATCGCCGCGTTTGTTGCGCGGTGGCTCAGGTGCCCCAGATCAGTGGATATGAATCGGCGCGCCGCCGTACGAGAGCCGATCTGCTGCCGACACTTCTCAATCGCTTCCATGCGGATAGAGCCGCCCGCTTCGGTGGCCAGTCCCCTGCTATGTTACCGGCAGTTTCGGATGATCCTGTACAGCCATGTGCCATGGCAGGTGGGGATAGTTACTTCTTCTTTTCGGACACCCGGTCATTTGCACCAAATTGGCGCAATGAAGTCACGCTGCGCAGCGCCGAACTGTCGCGTGAGAATGAACCCGGTATTCATATCGCCCGAATAAGCCCAACCCCGTTTCTCATGATTGTTGCTGAAAACGATGTGCTCACGGCAACGGATATTTGCTTGACGGCATTTGAACGCGCTCTGCAACCAAAGAAGCTGCTACTGATACAAGGCGGCCATTTCGACCCCTATGTCGCTCAATTCGAAACAACCAGCCAGGCTGCCTGTCAGTGGTTCGAAACCCATCTCACCGCCCGCCGGTAA
- a CDS encoding VOC family protein codes for MAIKRMDNIGIVVDDLEEAIDFFHELGLELEGRAMIEGEWAGRVTGLGDQHVEIAMMRTPDGHSRLELSRFLTPPVIADHRNAPVNALGYLRVMFTVDDIDDTLERLRKRGAQVVGEVVQYKDVYRLCYIRGPGKLLIGLAQELS; via the coding sequence ATGGCGATCAAACGGATGGACAATATAGGAATCGTTGTCGATGACCTCGAAGAGGCGATTGATTTCTTTCACGAGCTTGGCCTTGAGCTTGAAGGACGGGCCATGATCGAAGGAGAATGGGCCGGGCGTGTCACTGGACTGGGCGATCAGCACGTCGAGATTGCCATGATGCGTACGCCTGACGGCCACAGCCGATTGGAACTCTCCCGCTTCCTTACGCCGCCTGTCATCGCAGATCATCGGAACGCCCCGGTCAATGCCTTGGGCTACCTGCGCGTCATGTTCACCGTGGACGACATTGACGACACGCTCGAAAGGCTCCGCAAGCGCGGCGCACAGGTCGTCGGCGAAGTCGTGCAGTATAAAGACGTGTATCGGCTCTGCTATATCCGCGGGCCCGGAAAACTTCTCATCGGACTCGCCCAAGAACTCAGCTAA
- a CDS encoding cysteine desulfurase, which translates to MDTKIIQAGYDVEAIRRDFPILSREVYGKPLVYLDNGASAQKPQAVIDAITHTYSNEYANVHRGLHFLSNAATDAYEKARESVRRFLNAASVDEIVFTKSATEAINTVAYGYGMPNIGEGDEIVLSIMEHHSNIVPWHFIRERQGAKLVWVPVDEQGAFHIEEFEARLTDRTKLVAITHMSNVLGTVTPIKEIVRIAHARGIPVLVDGSQGAVHLPVDVQDLGCDWYIFTGHKIYGPSGIGVLYGRKEKLEAMRPFQGGGEMIEEVTEDIVTYNHPPHRFEAGTPPIAQAIGLGAAIEYVERIGRAAILAHEEDLRDYAHERLRQINSLRIFGDAKGKGAIISFELAGIHAHDVSMVIDRAGVAVRAGTHCAQPLLKRFGVTSTCRASFAMYNTRDEIDVLADALEKARKFFG; encoded by the coding sequence ATGGATACGAAGATTATTCAGGCCGGTTATGATGTCGAGGCAATCCGCCGCGATTTCCCTATTCTGTCGCGTGAAGTCTACGGCAAACCGCTTGTCTATCTCGACAATGGCGCTTCGGCACAGAAGCCGCAGGCGGTCATTGATGCGATCACCCACACCTATTCGAATGAATATGCCAATGTGCATCGCGGCCTGCATTTCCTGTCGAACGCCGCTACGGATGCCTATGAAAAGGCGCGCGAAAGTGTCCGGCGCTTTTTGAATGCGGCTTCGGTTGACGAGATCGTTTTCACCAAATCCGCTACCGAGGCGATCAATACGGTCGCTTATGGCTATGGTATGCCCAATATTGGCGAGGGCGACGAGATCGTCCTGTCGATCATGGAGCACCATTCCAACATTGTTCCTTGGCATTTCATCAGGGAAAGGCAGGGTGCAAAGCTGGTCTGGGTACCTGTCGATGAGCAGGGCGCATTCCATATCGAGGAATTCGAGGCGCGGTTGACTGATCGTACCAAGCTGGTTGCCATCACTCATATGTCCAACGTGCTTGGCACGGTGACGCCGATCAAGGAAATCGTCCGCATTGCCCATGCGCGCGGCATTCCGGTGCTTGTCGATGGCAGTCAGGGTGCGGTGCATCTGCCCGTTGATGTGCAGGATCTCGGCTGTGACTGGTATATTTTCACTGGCCACAAGATTTATGGCCCATCCGGCATTGGCGTGCTCTATGGCCGCAAGGAAAAGCTGGAAGCCATGCGTCCGTTTCAGGGCGGCGGCGAGATGATCGAAGAGGTGACTGAGGATATCGTCACCTATAATCATCCTCCGCACCGTTTCGAGGCTGGCACGCCGCCAATTGCACAGGCCATCGGTCTTGGTGCAGCCATTGAATATGTGGAGAGGATTGGCCGCGCCGCCATTCTTGCCCATGAGGAAGATTTGCGCGACTATGCGCATGAACGGCTGCGCCAGATCAATTCGCTGCGTATTTTCGGCGATGCCAAGGGCAAGGGCGCGATCATCTCCTTCGAACTTGCCGGCATTCACGCCCATGACGTGTCGATGGTTATCGACCGGGCGGGTGTTGCGGTGCGTGCGGGCACACATTGTGCCCAGCCGCTCTTGAAACGTTTCGGCGTAACATCCACATGCCGTGCATCGTTTGCGATGTATAATACAAGAGACGAGATCGATGTTCTCGCCGATGCGCTGGAAAAAGCGCGGAAATTCTTTGGGTGA
- a CDS encoding NAD kinase, which yields MNRNIETFAFLSSGTPESDEAMHNLVKLYGQTAPKDADVIVALGGDGFMLQTLQNHMNQGKMTYGMNRGSVGFLMNEYSETDLKQRVEAAQAETIRPLKMVAESLEEGTVTSFALNDVYLLRQSYQAAKIKITVDDQVRLEELICDGVMVATPAGSTAYNLSAQGPILPLDARLLALTPVSPFRPRRWRGALLSNKVTVRLDILEPEKRPVNAVADHTEVKSVLSVTVEEASQLRATILFDKNHSWNERILKEQFLY from the coding sequence ATGAACCGGAATATTGAAACCTTCGCTTTTCTTTCCTCCGGAACACCGGAATCCGACGAGGCTATGCACAATCTCGTCAAGCTTTACGGGCAGACCGCGCCGAAGGATGCCGATGTCATCGTCGCGCTGGGCGGTGATGGTTTCATGCTGCAGACCCTGCAGAACCACATGAACCAGGGCAAGATGACCTATGGCATGAACAGAGGCTCGGTCGGCTTTCTCATGAACGAGTATAGCGAGACCGATCTGAAACAGCGTGTGGAGGCCGCACAGGCCGAAACGATCCGTCCGCTGAAGATGGTTGCAGAATCGCTTGAAGAAGGCACCGTGACCTCCTTTGCGCTCAATGATGTCTATCTGCTGCGCCAGTCCTATCAGGCAGCCAAGATCAAGATCACCGTTGACGATCAGGTCCGACTGGAAGAACTGATCTGCGACGGCGTGATGGTGGCAACCCCGGCCGGCTCGACCGCTTACAATCTGTCAGCTCAGGGACCCATCCTGCCGCTGGATGCACGGCTGCTCGCCCTCACCCCGGTTTCACCGTTCCGCCCGCGCCGCTGGCGCGGTGCGCTGCTATCAAACAAGGTTACGGTGCGGCTCGACATCCTTGAACCGGAAAAGCGGCCGGTCAACGCTGTCGCTGATCACACGGAAGTAAAATCGGTACTGTCAGTAACAGTGGAAGAAGCGTCGCAGTTACGTGCAACCATTCTGTTCGACAAGAACCATTCATGGAATGAACGGATTCTCAAAGAACAGTTCCTTTATTGA
- a CDS encoding LysR family transcriptional regulator, which translates to MDIVSALRTFLRVTETGSFSAAAANLGLTQPAVSRQISALEAHLNTRLLHRTTTAMTLTVEGEQMIPMALRVVEAVDALGEASCTEKSAISGKVRLSVPTPLGLYASDRLAGLIERHPNLSVELILREEPSDLVGEGIDLEVRLGPVADDNLICRRIGWTTAFLVAAPHYLKGRMAPETPGDIEAHDCISYSRSGDGRVWSFSSGANDIAVPIAPRIIANNSVAVHRAVLAGGGLAVLSHILVFRDLEDGRLVNVMPDFPPSRLPICIVYSTRRNMPQRVRIALDFLIEAVREDPMMASSTSAKGVDEN; encoded by the coding sequence ATGGACATCGTATCTGCGTTGAGAACATTCCTTCGGGTAACTGAGACTGGCTCGTTTTCAGCCGCCGCGGCAAATCTTGGTTTGACGCAGCCCGCCGTGTCCCGCCAGATATCCGCGCTGGAAGCGCATCTGAACACACGCCTTCTGCACCGCACCACAACGGCAATGACGCTGACGGTTGAAGGTGAGCAGATGATCCCGATGGCATTAAGGGTTGTCGAAGCCGTTGACGCTCTCGGCGAGGCTAGCTGCACGGAAAAGTCAGCCATATCCGGGAAAGTCCGCCTCTCCGTCCCAACTCCACTCGGGCTTTATGCAAGTGACAGACTGGCCGGGTTGATCGAACGTCATCCGAATCTTTCCGTGGAACTGATCTTGCGCGAGGAACCATCAGATTTGGTCGGGGAAGGAATTGATCTTGAAGTTCGCCTTGGCCCGGTGGCAGACGATAACCTGATCTGTCGCAGGATCGGATGGACAACCGCCTTTCTTGTCGCAGCACCGCACTATCTGAAAGGGCGAATGGCGCCGGAAACGCCGGGAGACATCGAGGCACATGATTGCATCTCCTATAGCCGCAGCGGGGATGGACGTGTCTGGTCTTTCTCCAGCGGGGCCAATGACATTGCCGTGCCAATTGCGCCCCGCATAATCGCAAACAACTCTGTTGCGGTTCATCGCGCGGTTCTGGCTGGAGGTGGGCTGGCGGTGCTTTCCCACATCCTTGTCTTTCGTGATCTGGAGGACGGCAGGCTTGTCAACGTCATGCCCGATTTTCCACCGAGCCGCCTGCCGATCTGCATTGTCTATTCAACCCGCCGAAACATGCCCCAGCGCGTCCGGATCGCTCTTGATTTTCTCATTGAGGCTGTGCGGGAAGATCCGATGATGGCATCTTCGACCTCGGCAAAAGGCGTGGACGAGAATTAA
- a CDS encoding DEAD/DEAH box helicase, giving the protein MTTFADLGLSPKVLDAVEAAGYTTPTPIQAGAIPHALQRKDVLGIAQTGTGKTASFVLPMLTLLEQGRARARMPRTLILEPTRELAAQVEENFVKYGKNHRLNVALLIGGVSFDDQLRKLERGADVLIATPGRLLDHFERGKLLLTGVDILVIDEADRMLDMGFIPDIERICKLIPFTRQTLFFSATMPPEITKLTEQFLHAPVRVEVAKAATTAKTVEQQLVKSGKKDWEKRAKLRDLIRAEEDGLKNAIIFCNRKKDVSELFRSLVKHEFDAGALHGDMDQRARTTMLANFKDGKLKILVASDVAARGLDIPDVSHVFNFDVPVHSEDYVHRIGRTGRAGRSGKAFTLVTPADVKHLASIEKLIGEDINWYDGDLATLPVSEETDEAPRRGRNARGKSETKRKPRNEGRERERPQSEIDIIAAAERAKETGEQPDVVEVPVKKTAEKPQKAAIKADNEQRRARPAAPQEQPRREQEPRRDHRRDRNDNDPSPVGFGDEIPAFMLIDTKI; this is encoded by the coding sequence TTGACCACGTTCGCTGATCTGGGCCTTTCGCCGAAAGTGCTCGATGCTGTGGAAGCAGCAGGATACACCACCCCCACCCCGATTCAGGCTGGGGCGATCCCGCACGCGCTGCAGCGCAAGGATGTTCTTGGCATTGCCCAGACCGGGACAGGCAAGACTGCTTCCTTTGTGCTGCCGATGCTCACATTGCTTGAACAGGGCCGCGCCCGCGCGCGTATGCCCCGCACGCTGATCCTTGAGCCAACACGCGAGCTTGCAGCGCAGGTCGAGGAAAACTTTGTCAAATATGGCAAGAACCACCGGCTCAATGTCGCGCTGCTGATTGGCGGCGTTTCCTTTGATGACCAGCTGCGCAAGCTCGAACGCGGCGCCGATGTGCTTATTGCCACGCCCGGCCGCCTGCTTGACCATTTCGAGCGCGGCAAGCTGCTTCTGACCGGTGTTGATATTCTCGTCATCGACGAAGCAGACCGTATGCTCGATATGGGTTTCATTCCCGATATTGAACGCATCTGCAAACTGATCCCCTTCACCCGCCAGACATTGTTCTTCTCGGCAACCATGCCGCCGGAGATTACCAAACTGACGGAACAGTTCCTGCATGCGCCCGTGCGTGTTGAAGTCGCCAAGGCCGCGACCACAGCCAAGACGGTTGAACAGCAACTGGTCAAATCAGGCAAAAAAGATTGGGAAAAGCGCGCCAAACTGCGCGATCTGATCCGCGCTGAAGAAGATGGGCTGAAAAACGCGATCATCTTCTGCAATCGCAAAAAAGACGTTTCCGAGCTGTTCCGCTCGCTGGTCAAGCATGAGTTTGATGCTGGTGCCCTGCATGGCGATATGGATCAGCGTGCCCGCACGACGATGCTTGCCAACTTCAAGGACGGCAAACTGAAGATCCTCGTGGCCTCCGATGTGGCGGCACGCGGCCTTGATATTCCCGATGTGAGCCACGTCTTCAATTTCGACGTGCCTGTTCATTCGGAAGATTATGTACACCGCATCGGTCGCACGGGCCGCGCTGGACGTTCCGGCAAGGCGTTTACGCTCGTCACGCCAGCTGATGTAAAACATCTGGCATCCATCGAAAAACTGATCGGTGAAGACATCAACTGGTATGATGGTGATCTTGCCACCCTGCCCGTTTCGGAAGAAACCGACGAAGCGCCGCGCCGTGGCCGTAATGCCCGCGGCAAGAGCGAAACCAAGCGCAAGCCGCGCAATGAGGGCCGTGAACGCGAACGCCCGCAGTCGGAAATCGACATTATTGCCGCCGCCGAACGCGCCAAGGAAACCGGCGAACAGCCTGACGTCGTCGAGGTACCGGTCAAAAAGACAGCCGAGAAACCGCAAAAAGCTGCCATCAAGGCCGACAATGAACAGCGCCGTGCCCGTCCTGCTGCCCCACAGGAACAACCGCGCCGTGAACAGGAACCGCGCCGTGATCATCGCCGCGACAGAAATGACAACGATCCATCACCGGTTGGTTTTGGCGATGAAATTCCTGCCTTCATGCTGATCGATACAAAAATCTGA
- the sufD gene encoding Fe-S cluster assembly protein SufD, with translation MNVHTGRQPTTAEAALVDSFVDRMGELPGDAEIVSARDNAIEALKTQGLPSRRVESWHYTDLRTLLRSVAAYDGAAGTNALPAVIQGSAVATVSNGVALNAPRIEGVEFTKYSEKLADGSAIRDLAIRGGDDAIGQINAAYVTDGWAVNIADGVELEAPLELQNAQVRGQGHVRFAVKFGKGSKATIIERQTGGEGEGFSTSISNITVADDAEIVWIILREQGVEATQLAQFTATIGTNAKLTVYIVNAGGKLVRQEVHVLSKGEGSDFQLRGVNLLGGDSHTDVTMTLGHLVENTTSVQIIRNVVTDRARGVFQGQIKVNRIAQKTDARMACNTLLLSDDGEFDAKPELEIFADDVACGHGATVTEIDGNHLFYLQARGIPESEGRGLLIKAFVAEIIEELESEPLVEALEAILDKWLAVHV, from the coding sequence ATGAATGTTCACACAGGACGCCAGCCGACAACCGCAGAAGCGGCGCTGGTCGACTCCTTCGTCGACCGGATGGGCGAATTGCCGGGCGATGCGGAAATCGTCAGCGCGCGTGACAATGCAATTGAGGCATTGAAGACGCAGGGCCTGCCGTCGCGCCGTGTCGAAAGCTGGCACTATACCGATCTGCGCACCTTGCTGCGGAGCGTTGCCGCCTATGACGGCGCGGCTGGTACCAATGCCTTGCCAGCCGTTATTCAGGGATCAGCTGTTGCCACCGTGTCCAACGGCGTTGCACTGAATGCGCCACGGATTGAAGGTGTCGAATTCACAAAATACAGCGAAAAACTGGCTGATGGATCGGCGATCCGTGATCTTGCCATTCGCGGTGGTGACGATGCAATCGGCCAGATCAATGCGGCTTACGTGACCGATGGCTGGGCGGTGAACATTGCCGATGGTGTCGAGCTTGAAGCGCCGCTGGAACTGCAGAATGCGCAGGTGCGCGGGCAGGGCCATGTGCGTTTTGCCGTCAAGTTCGGCAAGGGCAGCAAGGCAACCATTATCGAGCGTCAGACTGGCGGCGAGGGTGAGGGCTTTTCAACATCCATCAGCAATATCACTGTTGCCGATGATGCAGAGATTGTCTGGATCATCCTGCGCGAACAGGGCGTTGAAGCCACACAGCTTGCCCAGTTCACCGCGACTATCGGTACCAATGCCAAGCTGACGGTTTATATCGTCAATGCGGGCGGCAAGCTGGTGCGGCAGGAAGTGCATGTACTGTCCAAGGGCGAGGGCTCGGATTTCCAGCTGCGCGGTGTCAATCTGCTTGGCGGTGACAGCCATACGGATGTGACCATGACGCTCGGCCATCTTGTTGAAAACACCACGTCGGTGCAGATCATCCGCAATGTGGTGACAGACCGGGCGCGCGGTGTCTTTCAGGGGCAGATCAAGGTCAACCGGATCGCCCAGAAGACCGATGCGCGCATGGCCTGCAACACGCTGCTCCTGTCCGATGATGGCGAATTTGATGCCAAGCCGGAACTCGAAATCTTTGCCGATGATGTGGCCTGCGGCCACGGTGCGACGGTGACGGAAATCGACGGCAACCACCTGTTCTATCTGCAGGCGCGCGGCATTCCGGAGAGCGAAGGGCGCGGCTTGCTGATCAAGGCATTCGTGGCTGAAATCATCGAGGAACTGGAAAGCGAACCGCTGGTCGAAGCTCTGGAAGCTATTCTCGACAAGTGGCTGGCTGTTCATGTCTGA
- a CDS encoding TfoX/Sxy family protein, with translation MDNDAIHDLFSGLGPVTIKRMFGGKGIYHHGLVFALEVADEILLKADKISAPDFEAAGCRRWTYEGKSKTVEMPYWSIPADAFDDPDIMTEWARKAYEASLRTVK, from the coding sequence ATGGACAATGATGCGATTCACGACCTGTTTTCCGGCCTCGGACCTGTCACCATCAAACGCATGTTTGGCGGCAAGGGCATCTATCACCACGGGCTGGTTTTCGCGCTTGAGGTTGCCGACGAAATCCTTTTGAAGGCTGACAAGATCTCTGCACCGGATTTTGAGGCCGCCGGTTGCCGGCGGTGGACCTATGAAGGCAAATCAAAAACTGTCGAAATGCCTTATTGGTCAATTCCCGCCGATGCGTTTGATGACCCTGACATCATGACCGAGTGGGCACGCAAGGCCTATGAGGCCTCGCTGCGCACGGTAAAATAG
- a CDS encoding helix-turn-helix domain-containing protein translates to MDFPVDCTEDERKNRLVDVLLDEVQWMTEGTLHLSMPSDLRLVRACEQILANPGDKRNLSELALSSGTSVRTLSRLAHSELGIPFSVWCQQVRMLHAIPKLAAGWPITQIALELGYDSPGAFAATFRRFLGVKPSAYLSKSTLSPGDIDI, encoded by the coding sequence ATGGATTTCCCCGTCGATTGCACCGAGGACGAGCGCAAGAACAGACTTGTAGACGTACTGTTGGATGAGGTGCAATGGATGACGGAAGGCACGCTGCATCTGTCGATGCCCTCCGATTTGCGTCTGGTCCGCGCTTGTGAGCAAATCCTTGCCAATCCCGGTGATAAACGCAATCTGAGTGAACTGGCACTTTCATCAGGGACCTCAGTACGAACATTGTCCCGACTGGCTCACTCGGAACTCGGGATTCCCTTTTCCGTCTGGTGTCAGCAAGTGCGAATGCTCCACGCCATACCCAAACTTGCAGCGGGATGGCCGATTACACAAATCGCCCTGGAGCTAGGATATGATTCGCCCGGCGCATTTGCGGCCACGTTCCGGCGCTTTCTCGGCGTGAAACCGAGTGCATATCTTTCCAAGAGCACGTTGAGCCCCGGTGACATTGATATCTAG
- a CDS encoding carboxymuconolactone decarboxylase family protein, with protein MTSRLNYAQQSPELFKKLLDLSMALKDSVIEQTIHDLIQIRASQINGCGFCLDMHVKEAKIHGESELRLHHVAIWRESTLFVPRERAALAWTEALTSLPEGGIPDELYERVRGQLSEKEVSDLTFSIMVINAWNRVNVAFKTVPGSADKAYGLDKAGLN; from the coding sequence ATGACGTCGCGCCTGAACTACGCTCAACAATCGCCGGAACTGTTCAAAAAGCTTTTGGACCTCAGCATGGCCCTGAAAGACAGTGTCATCGAGCAGACGATCCACGATCTCATTCAGATCCGGGCGTCACAGATCAATGGCTGTGGGTTTTGCCTCGATATGCATGTCAAGGAAGCAAAGATTCACGGAGAGAGCGAGCTGCGCCTCCATCACGTTGCAATCTGGCGAGAGTCGACCCTTTTCGTCCCGCGTGAACGTGCTGCTCTTGCCTGGACCGAAGCGCTTACGAGCCTGCCGGAGGGCGGTATTCCCGATGAGCTTTATGAGCGGGTACGTGGACAGCTATCTGAAAAGGAAGTGTCCGATCTGACCTTCTCGATCATGGTTATCAATGCATGGAACCGCGTCAACGTCGCGTTCAAGACTGTCCCGGGTTCGGCGGACAAAGCTTACGGCCTCGACAAAGCCGGTTTGAACTAA
- a CDS encoding NUDIX domain-containing protein, translating into MNAPGVGCGIVFMRDGHILLLQRKKSPEIGAWGIPGGKIDFLETAEQAIRREAFEETGLEAGSIRQLGISEQLFHDERQHWFGILFLAETFSGQMQLLEPDKHGGIDWFPLDNLPATLTLPTIHALELIRQEA; encoded by the coding sequence GTGAATGCACCGGGCGTTGGATGTGGAATCGTCTTCATGAGAGACGGCCATATCCTTTTGTTACAACGCAAAAAAAGCCCCGAGATCGGTGCTTGGGGTATCCCCGGTGGCAAGATCGATTTTCTGGAAACCGCCGAACAGGCAATCAGGCGCGAAGCCTTTGAGGAGACTGGTCTTGAGGCTGGCTCCATCCGCCAGCTTGGTATCAGCGAGCAGCTTTTCCACGACGAGCGCCAGCACTGGTTTGGCATCCTGTTCCTTGCCGAGACATTCTCTGGTCAAATGCAGTTACTCGAACCGGACAAACATGGCGGTATCGACTGGTTTCCCCTCGATAACCTCCCCGCGACGCTTACGCTCCCGACCATTCATGCGCTGGAATTGATCCGCCAGGAAGCTTGA
- a CDS encoding SUF system Fe-S cluster assembly protein translates to MTDKVETLEKDEAVKPDAPVETSEISGAVSASTIPADELARMTDDIIGALKTVYDPEIPADIYELGLVYKIDIEDDRSVKIEMTLTAPGCPVAGEMPGWVQDAVSSVEGVSFVDVTMTFDPPWTPDRMSEEAQVAVGWY, encoded by the coding sequence ATGACCGATAAAGTCGAGACGCTGGAAAAAGACGAGGCTGTGAAGCCGGATGCACCTGTGGAGACTTCCGAGATAAGCGGCGCTGTTTCTGCGTCAACCATTCCAGCCGATGAACTGGCACGGATGACCGATGATATTATCGGCGCACTGAAGACGGTCTATGACCCGGAAATCCCCGCCGATATCTATGAGCTGGGCCTTGTCTACAAGATTGATATAGAGGACGATCGGTCTGTAAAGATCGAAATGACCCTGACAGCACCCGGTTGCCCGGTTGCCGGTGAAATGCCGGGCTGGGTGCAGGATGCGGTAAGCTCGGTCGAAGGCGTCAGTTTTGTTGATGTGACGATGACTTTCGATCCGCCATGGACGCCTGATCGCATGTCAGAAGAAGCGCAGGTCGCCGTCGGCTGGTACTGA
- the sufA gene encoding Fe-S cluster assembly scaffold SufA codes for MGRFSVMTLTDAAASRVSEIVATRENALGIRVGIKKGGCAGMEYTIDLVTEAKPGDDIVEKDGSKVFVAPEAVLYLLGTQMDFEVTTLRTGFVFNNPNQTSACGCGESVELTPAKPEALASATS; via the coding sequence ATGGGTCGTTTTTCTGTCATGACGTTGACTGATGCTGCAGCATCCCGCGTGAGCGAGATTGTAGCGACGCGCGAAAATGCGCTCGGTATCCGCGTCGGCATCAAGAAAGGCGGCTGCGCGGGTATGGAATATACCATTGATCTCGTTACAGAAGCCAAGCCCGGCGATGATATTGTCGAAAAAGATGGCTCGAAGGTATTTGTAGCACCGGAAGCTGTGCTTTATCTCTTGGGCACGCAGATGGATTTTGAAGTAACGACCCTGCGCACGGGCTTTGTCTTCAATAACCCCAACCAGACATCAGCCTGCGGCTGCGGCGAATCGGTCGAGTTGACCCCTGCCAAGCCCGAAGCTCTGGCATCTGCAACGTCCTGA
- a CDS encoding SDR family oxidoreductase, translated as MKIVIIGGTGLIGSKTVERLRKQGHEVIAASPNTGVNTITGEGLDEALSGAQVVIDLANSPSFEDKAVLEFFETSGRNLIAAEKSAAVRHHIALSVVGTERLQESGYFRAKLAQENLIKAAGIPYTIVHSTQFMEFLSGIAQSGTVGDEVHLSPAYVQPIASDDVADVMADIALAQPLNGTLEIAGPERSRLSALVERYLKAMGDSRKVQPDPEARYFGARLEEGSLVSDNNPRLGRITFEQWFPTSRKP; from the coding sequence ATGAAAATCGTTATTATTGGTGGAACCGGCCTTATCGGTTCCAAGACAGTTGAACGCCTGCGCAAGCAGGGACATGAGGTGATTGCCGCATCTCCAAACACAGGCGTCAATACCATCACGGGCGAGGGGCTGGACGAAGCGCTTTCCGGTGCGCAGGTCGTCATTGATCTGGCCAATTCGCCATCCTTCGAAGACAAGGCGGTGCTGGAGTTTTTCGAAACTTCAGGGCGTAACCTGATTGCGGCGGAAAAATCCGCTGCGGTCAGACACCATATCGCGCTCTCTGTCGTTGGCACGGAACGTCTGCAGGAAAGCGGCTACTTCCGTGCAAAGCTTGCTCAGGAAAATCTGATCAAGGCCGCGGGCATTCCCTATACGATTGTTCATTCGACACAGTTCATGGAATTCCTCAGTGGCATCGCTCAGTCCGGGACGGTGGGTGACGAGGTGCATCTGTCTCCGGCCTATGTACAGCCGATCGCTTCCGATGACGTTGCCGATGTTATGGCCGATATCGCACTCGCCCAACCGCTCAACGGGACGCTTGAGATTGCTGGCCCGGAGCGTTCACGGCTCAGCGCTCTGGTCGAACGATACCTCAAGGCGATGGGTGATTCCCGCAAAGTCCAGCCTGATCCGGAGGCTCGCTATTTTGGTGCGCGTCTGGAGGAAGGTTCGCTTGTCTCCGACAATAATCCCCGCCTTGGCCGGATTACGTTCGAGCAGTGGTTTCCCACCAGCCGGAAACCGTAA